The Cynocephalus volans isolate mCynVol1 chromosome 2, mCynVol1.pri, whole genome shotgun sequence genome window below encodes:
- the LZTR1 gene encoding leucine-zipper-like transcriptional regulator 1 isoform X1 — protein MAGPGGSAAPIGAGALAGGARSKVAPSVDFDHSCSDSVEYLTLNFGPFETVHRWRRLPPCDEFVGARRSKHTVVAYKDAIYVFGGDNGKTMLNDLLRFDVKDCSWCRAFTTGTPPAPRYHHSAVVYGSSMFVFGGYTGDIYSNSNLKNKNDLFEYKFATGQWTEWKIEGRLPVARSAHGATVYSDKLWIFAGYDGNARLNDMWTIGLQDRELTCWEEVAQSGEIPPSCCNFPVAVCRDKMFVFSGQSGAKITNNLFQFEFKDKTWTRIPTEHLLRGSPPPPQRRYGHTMVAFDRHLYVFGGAADNTLPNELHCYDVDFQTWEVVQPSSDSEVGGAEVPERVSASEEAPTLTAEERGGFKKSRDVFGLDFGTTSAKQPAQLASELPSGRLFHAAAVISDAMYIFGGTVDNNIRSGEMYRFQFSCYPKCTLHEDYGRLWESRQFCDVEFVLGEKEECVQGHVAIVTARSRWLRRKIVQARQRLAQKLEEEAALAPREAPSAAVGGARLPLLRVAIREAEARPFEVLMQFLYTDKIKYPRKGHVEDVLLIMDVYKLALSFQLCRLEQLCRQYIEASVDLQNVLVVCESAARLQLGQLKEHCLNFVVKESHFNQVIMMKEFEHLSSPLIVEIVRRKQQPPPRTSSDQPVDIGTSLIQDMKAYLEGAGTEFCDITLLLDGNPRPAHKAILAARSSYFEAMFRSFMPEDGQVNISIGEMVPSRQAFESMLRYIYYGEVNMPPEDSLYLFAAPYYYGFYNNRLQAYCKQNLEMNVTVQNVLQILEAADKTQALDMKRHCLHIIVHQFTKVSKLPTLRSLSQQLLLDIIDSLASHISDKQCAELGAADI, from the exons ATGGCTGGGCCCGGCGGCTCGGCAGCCCCGATCGGGGCCGGGGCGTTGGCAGGTGGCGCGCGATCTAAGGTAGCGCCCAGCGTAGACTTTGACCACAGCTGCTCAGACAGCGTCGAGTATCTGACGCTCAACTTCGGGCCCTTCGAAACAGTGCATCGCTGGCGGCGCCTCCCGCCCTGCGACGAGTTCGTTGGTGCTCG gCGCAGTAAGCACACAGTGGTGGCCTATAAAGATGCCATCTATGTATTTGGTGGAGACAACGG GAAGACAATGCTCAACGACCTCCTGCGGTTCGACGTGAAGGACTGTTCCTGGTGCAG GGCCTTCACCACTGGGACGCCGCCAGCCCCACGTTACCACCACTCAGCTGTTGTCTATGGGAGCAGCATGTTTGTCTTTG GGGGCTATACTGGGGACATTTATTCCAATTCTAACTTGAAGAATAAAAACGACCTCTTTGAATACAAGTTTGCAACTGGTCAGTGGACGGAGTGGAAAATTGAAGGACG GTTGCCTGTCGCTAGGTCAGCCCATGGGGCCACCGTGTACAGTGACAAGCTGTGGATCTTTGCTGGCTATGATGGCAATGCCAG GTTGAATGACATGTGGACGATTGGCCTCCAGGATCGGGAGCTCACATGCTGGGAGGAG GTGGCCCAGAGTGGTGAGATCCCACCATCTTGCTGCAACTTCCCTGTGGCTGTGTGCCGGGACAAGATGTTTGTGTTCTCAGGACAGAGTGGAGCCAAGATAACCAACAACCTCTTCCAGTTTGAATTCAAGGACAAGAC GTGGACACGAATTCCCACTGAGCACCTGCTCCGGggttccccaccacccccacagcGGCGCTACGGACACACCATGGTGGCCTTTGACCGCCACCTATATGTGTTTGGGGGTGCAGCCGACAATACACTGCCTAACGAGTTGCATTGCTATGATGTGGACTTCCAGACCTGGGAGGTCGTCCAGCCCAGCTCAGACAGCGAA GTTGGTGGGGCTGAGGTGCCCGAGCGAGTGTCTGCCTCTGAGGAGGCACCCACCCTGACTGCCGAGGAGCGGGGCGGCTTCAAGAAGTCCCGAGATGTGTTCGGCCTGGACTTTGGCACCACCTCAGCCAAGCAGCCTGCCCAGCTGGCCTCAGAG CTGCCCAGCGGGAGGCTCTTCCATGCGGCTGCTGTCATCTCAGATGCCATGTACATCTTCGGGGGCACGGTGGACAACAACATCCGAAGTGGGGAGATGTACAGGTTCCAG TTCTCCTGTTACCCCAAGTGCACTCTGCATGAAGACTATGGGAGGCTATGGGAGAGCCGCCAGTTCTGCGACGTGGAGTTTGTGCTGGGCGAG AAGGAGGAGTGCGTTCAGGGCCATGTGGCCATTGTCACTGCACGGAGCCGCTGGCTCCGCAGGAAGATTGTGCAGGCCCGGCAGCGGCTGGCCCAG aagctggaagaggaggCAGCCCTGGCTCCCAGGGAGGCCCCGAGTGCAGCTGTGGGTGGGGCCCGGCTGCCCCTGTTGCGCGTGGCCATCCGGGAGGCTGAGGCCCGGCCCTTTGAGGTGCTCATGCAGTTCCTCTACACTGACAAGATCAAATACCCGCGGAAAG GCCATGTGGAAGACGTGCTTCTCATCATGGACGTGTACAAGTTGGCGCTGAGCTTCCAGCTGTGTCGCCTGGAGCAGCTGTGCCGCCAGTACATCGAGGCCTCGGTGGACTTGCAGAACGTGCTGGTGGTGTGTGAGAGCGCTGCCAGGCTGCAGCTGGGCCAGCTCAAG GAGCACTGCCTGAACTTCGTGGTGAAGGAGTCCCACTTCAACCAGGTGATCATGATGAAGGAGTTTGAGCACCTCTCGTCCCCACTGATTGTGGAGATTGTGCGGCGGAAGCAGCAGCCGCCCCCTCGCACCTCCTCAGACCAGCCTGTGGACATCG GCACATCTCTAATCCAAGACATGAAGGCGTACCTGGAGGGGGCGGGCACAGAGTTCTGCGACATCACATTGCTCCTGGATGGGAACCCGCGGCCGGCCCACAAGGCCATCTTGGCCGCTCGCTCCAG CTACTTTGAGGCCATGTTCAGGTCCTTCATGCCTGAAGATGGGCAAGTGAACATCTCCATCGGGGAGATGGTGCCCAGCCGCCAGGCCTTCGAGTCCATGCTGCGCTACATCTACTATGGGGAGGTCAACATGCCGCCCGAGGACTCGCT CTACCTGTTTGCGGCCCCCTACTACTATGGCTTCTACAACAACCGGCTGCAAGCGTACTGCAAGCAGAACCTGGAGATGAATGTGACGGTGCAGAATGTGCTGCAG ATCCTGGAGGCAGCCGACAAGACACAGGCGCTGGACATGAAACGACACTGTCTGCACATCATCGTGCACCAGTTCACCAAG GTCTCCAAGCTGCCCACGCTGCGGTCCTTGAGCCAGCAGCTACTGCTTGACATCATCGACTCTCTGGCCTCCCACATCTCCGACAAGCAGTGCGCAGAGCTGGGTGCTGCCGACATATGA
- the LZTR1 gene encoding leucine-zipper-like transcriptional regulator 1 isoform X4 has protein sequence MAGPGGSAAPIGAGALAGGARSKVAPSVDFDHSCSDSVEYLTLNFGPFETVHRWRRLPPCDEFVGARRSKHTVVAYKDAIYVFGGDNGKTMLNDLLRFDVKDCSWCRAFTTGTPPAPRYHHSAVVYGSSMFVFGGYTGDIYSNSNLKNKNDLFEYKFATGQWTEWKIEGRLPVARSAHGATVYSDKLWIFAGYDGNARLNDMWTIGLQDRELTCWEEVAQSGEIPPSCCNFPVAVCRDKMFVFSGQSGAKITNNLFQFEFKDKTWTRIPTEHLLRGSPPPPQRRYGHTMVAFDRHLYVFGGAADNTLPNELHCYDVDFQTWEVVQPSSDSEVGGAEVPERVSASEEAPTLTAEERGGFKKSRDVFGLDFGTTSAKQPAQLASELPSGRLFHAAAVISDAMYIFGGTVDNNIRSGEMYRFQFSCYPKCTLHEDYGRLWESRQFCDVEFVLGEKEECVQGHVAIVTARSRWLRRKIVQARQRLAQKLEEEAALAPREAPSAAVGGARLPLLRVAIREAEARPFEVLMQFLYTDKIKYPRKGHVEDVLLIMDVYKLALSFQLCRLEQLCRQYIEASVDLQNVLVVCESAARLQLGQLKEHCLNFVVKESHFNQVIMMKEFEHLSSPLIVEIVRRKQQPPPRTSSDQPVDIGTSLIQDMKAYLEGAGTEFCDITLLLDGNPRPAHKAILAARSRSWRQPTRHRRWT, from the exons ATGGCTGGGCCCGGCGGCTCGGCAGCCCCGATCGGGGCCGGGGCGTTGGCAGGTGGCGCGCGATCTAAGGTAGCGCCCAGCGTAGACTTTGACCACAGCTGCTCAGACAGCGTCGAGTATCTGACGCTCAACTTCGGGCCCTTCGAAACAGTGCATCGCTGGCGGCGCCTCCCGCCCTGCGACGAGTTCGTTGGTGCTCG gCGCAGTAAGCACACAGTGGTGGCCTATAAAGATGCCATCTATGTATTTGGTGGAGACAACGG GAAGACAATGCTCAACGACCTCCTGCGGTTCGACGTGAAGGACTGTTCCTGGTGCAG GGCCTTCACCACTGGGACGCCGCCAGCCCCACGTTACCACCACTCAGCTGTTGTCTATGGGAGCAGCATGTTTGTCTTTG GGGGCTATACTGGGGACATTTATTCCAATTCTAACTTGAAGAATAAAAACGACCTCTTTGAATACAAGTTTGCAACTGGTCAGTGGACGGAGTGGAAAATTGAAGGACG GTTGCCTGTCGCTAGGTCAGCCCATGGGGCCACCGTGTACAGTGACAAGCTGTGGATCTTTGCTGGCTATGATGGCAATGCCAG GTTGAATGACATGTGGACGATTGGCCTCCAGGATCGGGAGCTCACATGCTGGGAGGAG GTGGCCCAGAGTGGTGAGATCCCACCATCTTGCTGCAACTTCCCTGTGGCTGTGTGCCGGGACAAGATGTTTGTGTTCTCAGGACAGAGTGGAGCCAAGATAACCAACAACCTCTTCCAGTTTGAATTCAAGGACAAGAC GTGGACACGAATTCCCACTGAGCACCTGCTCCGGggttccccaccacccccacagcGGCGCTACGGACACACCATGGTGGCCTTTGACCGCCACCTATATGTGTTTGGGGGTGCAGCCGACAATACACTGCCTAACGAGTTGCATTGCTATGATGTGGACTTCCAGACCTGGGAGGTCGTCCAGCCCAGCTCAGACAGCGAA GTTGGTGGGGCTGAGGTGCCCGAGCGAGTGTCTGCCTCTGAGGAGGCACCCACCCTGACTGCCGAGGAGCGGGGCGGCTTCAAGAAGTCCCGAGATGTGTTCGGCCTGGACTTTGGCACCACCTCAGCCAAGCAGCCTGCCCAGCTGGCCTCAGAG CTGCCCAGCGGGAGGCTCTTCCATGCGGCTGCTGTCATCTCAGATGCCATGTACATCTTCGGGGGCACGGTGGACAACAACATCCGAAGTGGGGAGATGTACAGGTTCCAG TTCTCCTGTTACCCCAAGTGCACTCTGCATGAAGACTATGGGAGGCTATGGGAGAGCCGCCAGTTCTGCGACGTGGAGTTTGTGCTGGGCGAG AAGGAGGAGTGCGTTCAGGGCCATGTGGCCATTGTCACTGCACGGAGCCGCTGGCTCCGCAGGAAGATTGTGCAGGCCCGGCAGCGGCTGGCCCAG aagctggaagaggaggCAGCCCTGGCTCCCAGGGAGGCCCCGAGTGCAGCTGTGGGTGGGGCCCGGCTGCCCCTGTTGCGCGTGGCCATCCGGGAGGCTGAGGCCCGGCCCTTTGAGGTGCTCATGCAGTTCCTCTACACTGACAAGATCAAATACCCGCGGAAAG GCCATGTGGAAGACGTGCTTCTCATCATGGACGTGTACAAGTTGGCGCTGAGCTTCCAGCTGTGTCGCCTGGAGCAGCTGTGCCGCCAGTACATCGAGGCCTCGGTGGACTTGCAGAACGTGCTGGTGGTGTGTGAGAGCGCTGCCAGGCTGCAGCTGGGCCAGCTCAAG GAGCACTGCCTGAACTTCGTGGTGAAGGAGTCCCACTTCAACCAGGTGATCATGATGAAGGAGTTTGAGCACCTCTCGTCCCCACTGATTGTGGAGATTGTGCGGCGGAAGCAGCAGCCGCCCCCTCGCACCTCCTCAGACCAGCCTGTGGACATCG GCACATCTCTAATCCAAGACATGAAGGCGTACCTGGAGGGGGCGGGCACAGAGTTCTGCGACATCACATTGCTCCTGGATGGGAACCCGCGGCCGGCCCACAAGGCCATCTTGGCCGCTCGCTCCAG ATCCTGGAGGCAGCCGACAAGACACAGGCGCTGGACATGA
- the LZTR1 gene encoding leucine-zipper-like transcriptional regulator 1 isoform X3: MAGPGGSAAPIGAGALAGGARSKVAPSVDFDHSCSDSVEYLTLNFGPFETVHRWRRLPPCDEFVGARRSKHTVVAYKDAIYVFGGDNGKTMLNDLLRFDVKDCSWCRAFTTGTPPAPRYHHSAVVYGSSMFVFGGYTGDIYSNSNLKNKNDLFEYKFATGQWTEWKIEGRLPVARSAHGATVYSDKLWIFAGYDGNARLNDMWTIGLQDRELTCWEEVAQSGEIPPSCCNFPVAVCRDKMFVFSGQSGAKITNNLFQFEFKDKTWTRIPTEHLLRGSPPPPQRRYGHTMVAFDRHLYVFGGAADNTLPNELHCYDVDFQTWEVVQPSSDSEVGGAEVPERVSASEEAPTLTAEERGGFKKSRDVFGLDFGTTSAKQPAQLASELPSGRLFHAAAVISDAMYIFGGTVDNNIRSGEMYRFQFSCYPKCTLHEDYGRLWESRQFCDVEFVLGEKEECVQGHVAIVTARSRWLRRKIVQARQRLAQKLEEEAALAPREAPSAAVGGARLPLLRVAIREAEARPFEVLMQFLYTDKIKYPRKGHVEDVLLIMDVYKLALSFQLCRLEQLCRQYIEASVDLQNVLVVCESAARLQLGQLKVIMMKEFEHLSSPLIVEIVRRKQQPPPRTSSDQPVDIGTSLIQDMKAYLEGAGTEFCDITLLLDGNPRPAHKAILAARSSYFEAMFRSFMPEDGQVNISIGEMVPSRQAFESMLRYIYYGEVNMPPEDSLYLFAAPYYYGFYNNRLQAYCKQNLEMNVTVQNVLQILEAADKTQALDMKRHCLHIIVHQFTKVSKLPTLRSLSQQLLLDIIDSLASHISDKQCAELGAADI; encoded by the exons ATGGCTGGGCCCGGCGGCTCGGCAGCCCCGATCGGGGCCGGGGCGTTGGCAGGTGGCGCGCGATCTAAGGTAGCGCCCAGCGTAGACTTTGACCACAGCTGCTCAGACAGCGTCGAGTATCTGACGCTCAACTTCGGGCCCTTCGAAACAGTGCATCGCTGGCGGCGCCTCCCGCCCTGCGACGAGTTCGTTGGTGCTCG gCGCAGTAAGCACACAGTGGTGGCCTATAAAGATGCCATCTATGTATTTGGTGGAGACAACGG GAAGACAATGCTCAACGACCTCCTGCGGTTCGACGTGAAGGACTGTTCCTGGTGCAG GGCCTTCACCACTGGGACGCCGCCAGCCCCACGTTACCACCACTCAGCTGTTGTCTATGGGAGCAGCATGTTTGTCTTTG GGGGCTATACTGGGGACATTTATTCCAATTCTAACTTGAAGAATAAAAACGACCTCTTTGAATACAAGTTTGCAACTGGTCAGTGGACGGAGTGGAAAATTGAAGGACG GTTGCCTGTCGCTAGGTCAGCCCATGGGGCCACCGTGTACAGTGACAAGCTGTGGATCTTTGCTGGCTATGATGGCAATGCCAG GTTGAATGACATGTGGACGATTGGCCTCCAGGATCGGGAGCTCACATGCTGGGAGGAG GTGGCCCAGAGTGGTGAGATCCCACCATCTTGCTGCAACTTCCCTGTGGCTGTGTGCCGGGACAAGATGTTTGTGTTCTCAGGACAGAGTGGAGCCAAGATAACCAACAACCTCTTCCAGTTTGAATTCAAGGACAAGAC GTGGACACGAATTCCCACTGAGCACCTGCTCCGGggttccccaccacccccacagcGGCGCTACGGACACACCATGGTGGCCTTTGACCGCCACCTATATGTGTTTGGGGGTGCAGCCGACAATACACTGCCTAACGAGTTGCATTGCTATGATGTGGACTTCCAGACCTGGGAGGTCGTCCAGCCCAGCTCAGACAGCGAA GTTGGTGGGGCTGAGGTGCCCGAGCGAGTGTCTGCCTCTGAGGAGGCACCCACCCTGACTGCCGAGGAGCGGGGCGGCTTCAAGAAGTCCCGAGATGTGTTCGGCCTGGACTTTGGCACCACCTCAGCCAAGCAGCCTGCCCAGCTGGCCTCAGAG CTGCCCAGCGGGAGGCTCTTCCATGCGGCTGCTGTCATCTCAGATGCCATGTACATCTTCGGGGGCACGGTGGACAACAACATCCGAAGTGGGGAGATGTACAGGTTCCAG TTCTCCTGTTACCCCAAGTGCACTCTGCATGAAGACTATGGGAGGCTATGGGAGAGCCGCCAGTTCTGCGACGTGGAGTTTGTGCTGGGCGAG AAGGAGGAGTGCGTTCAGGGCCATGTGGCCATTGTCACTGCACGGAGCCGCTGGCTCCGCAGGAAGATTGTGCAGGCCCGGCAGCGGCTGGCCCAG aagctggaagaggaggCAGCCCTGGCTCCCAGGGAGGCCCCGAGTGCAGCTGTGGGTGGGGCCCGGCTGCCCCTGTTGCGCGTGGCCATCCGGGAGGCTGAGGCCCGGCCCTTTGAGGTGCTCATGCAGTTCCTCTACACTGACAAGATCAAATACCCGCGGAAAG GCCATGTGGAAGACGTGCTTCTCATCATGGACGTGTACAAGTTGGCGCTGAGCTTCCAGCTGTGTCGCCTGGAGCAGCTGTGCCGCCAGTACATCGAGGCCTCGGTGGACTTGCAGAACGTGCTGGTGGTGTGTGAGAGCGCTGCCAGGCTGCAGCTGGGCCAGCTCAAG GTGATCATGATGAAGGAGTTTGAGCACCTCTCGTCCCCACTGATTGTGGAGATTGTGCGGCGGAAGCAGCAGCCGCCCCCTCGCACCTCCTCAGACCAGCCTGTGGACATCG GCACATCTCTAATCCAAGACATGAAGGCGTACCTGGAGGGGGCGGGCACAGAGTTCTGCGACATCACATTGCTCCTGGATGGGAACCCGCGGCCGGCCCACAAGGCCATCTTGGCCGCTCGCTCCAG CTACTTTGAGGCCATGTTCAGGTCCTTCATGCCTGAAGATGGGCAAGTGAACATCTCCATCGGGGAGATGGTGCCCAGCCGCCAGGCCTTCGAGTCCATGCTGCGCTACATCTACTATGGGGAGGTCAACATGCCGCCCGAGGACTCGCT CTACCTGTTTGCGGCCCCCTACTACTATGGCTTCTACAACAACCGGCTGCAAGCGTACTGCAAGCAGAACCTGGAGATGAATGTGACGGTGCAGAATGTGCTGCAG ATCCTGGAGGCAGCCGACAAGACACAGGCGCTGGACATGAAACGACACTGTCTGCACATCATCGTGCACCAGTTCACCAAG GTCTCCAAGCTGCCCACGCTGCGGTCCTTGAGCCAGCAGCTACTGCTTGACATCATCGACTCTCTGGCCTCCCACATCTCCGACAAGCAGTGCGCAGAGCTGGGTGCTGCCGACATATGA
- the THAP7 gene encoding THAP domain-containing protein 7, with product MPRHCSAAGCCTRDTRETRNRGISFHRLPKKDNPRRGLWLANCQRLDPSGQGLWDPASEYIYFCSKHFEENCFELVGISGYHRLKEGAVPTIFESFSKLRQTTKTKGHSYPPGPPDVSRLRRCRKRCSEGRGPTTPFSPPPPADVTCFPVEEASAPSTLPASPAGRLEPGLSSPFSDLLGPLGAQADEAGCSAQPSPERQSSPLEPRPVSPSAYMLRLPPPAGAYIQNEHSYQVGSALLWKRRAEAALDALDKAQRQLQACKRREQRLRLRLTKLQQERAREKRAQADARQTLKEHVQDFAMQLSSTMA from the exons ATGCCGCGTCACTGCTCAGCCGCCGGCTGTTGCACTCGGGACACGCGCGAGACGCGCAACCGCGGCATCTCTTTCCACAG ACTTCCCAAGAAGGACAACCCGAGGCGAGGCTTGTGGCTGGCCAACTGCCAGCGGCTGGACCCCAGCGGCCAGGGCCTGTGGGACCCGGCGTCCGAGTACATCTACTTCTGCTCCAAACACTTCGAGGAGAACTGCTTTGAGCTGGTGGGAATCAG TGGGTATCACAGACTGAAGGAGGGGGCAGTCCCTACCATATTTGAATCTTTCTCCAAGTTGCGCCAGACAACCAAGACCAAGGGGCACAGTTATCCACCTGGGCCCCCGGACGTCAGCCGGCTCCGGCGATGCAGGAAGCG CTGCTCTGAGGGCCGAGGGCCCACGACTCCATTTTCTCCACCTCCACCTGCTGATGTCACCTGCTTTCCTGTGGAAGAGGCCTCAGCACCTTCCACTTTGCCTGCCTCCCCAGCAGGGAGGCTGGAGCCTGGCCTTAGCAGCCCATTCTCAGACCTTCTGGGCCCCCTGGGTGCTCAGGCAGATGAAGCTGGCTGCAGTGCCCAGCCCTCTCCAGAGCGGCAGTCCTCCCCTCTTGAGCCACGGCCTGTTTCCCCCTCAGCCTACATGCTGCGCCTGCCACCACCTGCTGGAGCTTACATCCAGAATGAGCACAGCTACCAGGTGGGCAGTGCCCTGCTCTGGAAGCGGCGAGCTGAGGCAGCCCTTGATGCCCTGGACAAGGCCCAGCGCCAGCTGCAGGCCTGCAAGCGGCGGGAGCAGCGGCTACGGCTGCGGCtgaccaagctgcagcaagagcGGGCACGGGAGAAGCGGGCACAGGCAGATGCCCGCCAGACTCTGAAGGAGCACGTACAGGACTTTGCCATGCAGCTGAGCAGTACCATGGCCTGA
- the LZTR1 gene encoding leucine-zipper-like transcriptional regulator 1 isoform X2, with translation MAGPGGSAAPIGAGALAGGARSKVAPSVDFDHSCSDSVEYLTLNFGPFETVHRWRRLPPCDEFVGARRSKHTVVAYKDAIYVFGGDNGKTMLNDLLRFDVKDCSWCRAFTTGTPPAPRYHHSAVVYGSSMFVFGGYTGDIYSNSNLKNKNDLFEYKFATGQWTEWKIEGRLPVARSAHGATVYSDKLWIFAGYDGNARLNDMWTIGLQDRELTCWEEVAQSGEIPPSCCNFPVAVCRDKMFVFSGQSGAKITNNLFQFEFKDKTWTRIPTEHLLRGSPPPPQRRYGHTMVAFDRHLYVFGGAADNTLPNELHCYDVDFQTWEVVQPSSDSEVGGAEVPERVSASEEAPTLTAEERGGFKKSRDVFGLDFGTTSAKQPAQLASELPSGRLFHAAAVISDAMYIFGGTVDNNIRSGEMYRFQFSCYPKCTLHEDYGRLWESRQFCDVEFVLGEKEECVQGHVAIVTARSRWLRRKIVQARQRLAQLEEEAALAPREAPSAAVGGARLPLLRVAIREAEARPFEVLMQFLYTDKIKYPRKGHVEDVLLIMDVYKLALSFQLCRLEQLCRQYIEASVDLQNVLVVCESAARLQLGQLKEHCLNFVVKESHFNQVIMMKEFEHLSSPLIVEIVRRKQQPPPRTSSDQPVDIGTSLIQDMKAYLEGAGTEFCDITLLLDGNPRPAHKAILAARSSYFEAMFRSFMPEDGQVNISIGEMVPSRQAFESMLRYIYYGEVNMPPEDSLYLFAAPYYYGFYNNRLQAYCKQNLEMNVTVQNVLQILEAADKTQALDMKRHCLHIIVHQFTKVSKLPTLRSLSQQLLLDIIDSLASHISDKQCAELGAADI, from the exons ATGGCTGGGCCCGGCGGCTCGGCAGCCCCGATCGGGGCCGGGGCGTTGGCAGGTGGCGCGCGATCTAAGGTAGCGCCCAGCGTAGACTTTGACCACAGCTGCTCAGACAGCGTCGAGTATCTGACGCTCAACTTCGGGCCCTTCGAAACAGTGCATCGCTGGCGGCGCCTCCCGCCCTGCGACGAGTTCGTTGGTGCTCG gCGCAGTAAGCACACAGTGGTGGCCTATAAAGATGCCATCTATGTATTTGGTGGAGACAACGG GAAGACAATGCTCAACGACCTCCTGCGGTTCGACGTGAAGGACTGTTCCTGGTGCAG GGCCTTCACCACTGGGACGCCGCCAGCCCCACGTTACCACCACTCAGCTGTTGTCTATGGGAGCAGCATGTTTGTCTTTG GGGGCTATACTGGGGACATTTATTCCAATTCTAACTTGAAGAATAAAAACGACCTCTTTGAATACAAGTTTGCAACTGGTCAGTGGACGGAGTGGAAAATTGAAGGACG GTTGCCTGTCGCTAGGTCAGCCCATGGGGCCACCGTGTACAGTGACAAGCTGTGGATCTTTGCTGGCTATGATGGCAATGCCAG GTTGAATGACATGTGGACGATTGGCCTCCAGGATCGGGAGCTCACATGCTGGGAGGAG GTGGCCCAGAGTGGTGAGATCCCACCATCTTGCTGCAACTTCCCTGTGGCTGTGTGCCGGGACAAGATGTTTGTGTTCTCAGGACAGAGTGGAGCCAAGATAACCAACAACCTCTTCCAGTTTGAATTCAAGGACAAGAC GTGGACACGAATTCCCACTGAGCACCTGCTCCGGggttccccaccacccccacagcGGCGCTACGGACACACCATGGTGGCCTTTGACCGCCACCTATATGTGTTTGGGGGTGCAGCCGACAATACACTGCCTAACGAGTTGCATTGCTATGATGTGGACTTCCAGACCTGGGAGGTCGTCCAGCCCAGCTCAGACAGCGAA GTTGGTGGGGCTGAGGTGCCCGAGCGAGTGTCTGCCTCTGAGGAGGCACCCACCCTGACTGCCGAGGAGCGGGGCGGCTTCAAGAAGTCCCGAGATGTGTTCGGCCTGGACTTTGGCACCACCTCAGCCAAGCAGCCTGCCCAGCTGGCCTCAGAG CTGCCCAGCGGGAGGCTCTTCCATGCGGCTGCTGTCATCTCAGATGCCATGTACATCTTCGGGGGCACGGTGGACAACAACATCCGAAGTGGGGAGATGTACAGGTTCCAG TTCTCCTGTTACCCCAAGTGCACTCTGCATGAAGACTATGGGAGGCTATGGGAGAGCCGCCAGTTCTGCGACGTGGAGTTTGTGCTGGGCGAG AAGGAGGAGTGCGTTCAGGGCCATGTGGCCATTGTCACTGCACGGAGCCGCTGGCTCCGCAGGAAGATTGTGCAGGCCCGGCAGCGGCTGGCCCAG ctggaagaggaggCAGCCCTGGCTCCCAGGGAGGCCCCGAGTGCAGCTGTGGGTGGGGCCCGGCTGCCCCTGTTGCGCGTGGCCATCCGGGAGGCTGAGGCCCGGCCCTTTGAGGTGCTCATGCAGTTCCTCTACACTGACAAGATCAAATACCCGCGGAAAG GCCATGTGGAAGACGTGCTTCTCATCATGGACGTGTACAAGTTGGCGCTGAGCTTCCAGCTGTGTCGCCTGGAGCAGCTGTGCCGCCAGTACATCGAGGCCTCGGTGGACTTGCAGAACGTGCTGGTGGTGTGTGAGAGCGCTGCCAGGCTGCAGCTGGGCCAGCTCAAG GAGCACTGCCTGAACTTCGTGGTGAAGGAGTCCCACTTCAACCAGGTGATCATGATGAAGGAGTTTGAGCACCTCTCGTCCCCACTGATTGTGGAGATTGTGCGGCGGAAGCAGCAGCCGCCCCCTCGCACCTCCTCAGACCAGCCTGTGGACATCG GCACATCTCTAATCCAAGACATGAAGGCGTACCTGGAGGGGGCGGGCACAGAGTTCTGCGACATCACATTGCTCCTGGATGGGAACCCGCGGCCGGCCCACAAGGCCATCTTGGCCGCTCGCTCCAG CTACTTTGAGGCCATGTTCAGGTCCTTCATGCCTGAAGATGGGCAAGTGAACATCTCCATCGGGGAGATGGTGCCCAGCCGCCAGGCCTTCGAGTCCATGCTGCGCTACATCTACTATGGGGAGGTCAACATGCCGCCCGAGGACTCGCT CTACCTGTTTGCGGCCCCCTACTACTATGGCTTCTACAACAACCGGCTGCAAGCGTACTGCAAGCAGAACCTGGAGATGAATGTGACGGTGCAGAATGTGCTGCAG ATCCTGGAGGCAGCCGACAAGACACAGGCGCTGGACATGAAACGACACTGTCTGCACATCATCGTGCACCAGTTCACCAAG GTCTCCAAGCTGCCCACGCTGCGGTCCTTGAGCCAGCAGCTACTGCTTGACATCATCGACTCTCTGGCCTCCCACATCTCCGACAAGCAGTGCGCAGAGCTGGGTGCTGCCGACATATGA